In one window of Mercurialis annua linkage group LG4, ddMerAnnu1.2, whole genome shotgun sequence DNA:
- the LOC126676361 gene encoding ABC transporter I family member 1 → MSLRRPPLPRILLDNVSCMRNAQQILRHVNVSMHDGGALVLTGSNGSGKTTFLRMLAGFSKPSAGQILWNGHDVTESGVFHQYKLQLNWLSLKDAIKDRFTVLENVQWYEVLESKEGNSMRAIELMGLGRLAKDKAKMLSMGQRKRLQLARLLAIDRPIWLLDEPSVALDDDGVKLLEYIIAEHRKKGGIVFAATHLPIEIEDAMRLRLPPRFPRRMTLVDMLDRADIS, encoded by the coding sequence ATGTCTCTTAGAAGACCACCACTTCCTCGTATCCTCCTTGATAACGTCTCGTGCATGAGAAACGCTCAACAGATCTTACGCCATGTCAATGTTTCCATGCACGACGGCGGGGCACTTGTTCTGACAGGCAGCAATGGGTCAGGCAAGACCACCTTCTTACGAATGTTAGCTGGATTCTCTAAGCCTTCTGCCGGTCAGATCCTTTGGAACGGTCATGACGTGACGGAATCTGGAGTCTTCCACCAGTATAAGCTTCAGTTAAACTGGCTCTCTCTGAAAGATGCCATCAAGGATAGGTTCACGGTCCTTGAAAATGTCCAGTGGTACGAGGTTCTTGAAAGCAAGGAAGGGAATTCAATGCGGGCTATCGAGTTGATGGGGCTTGGAAGATTGGCCAAAGATAAGGCGAAAATGCTGTCGATGGGTCAGCGTAAGAGGCTTCAGCTTGCGAGGTTGCTGGCTATAGACCGGCCGATATGGTTGCTAGATGAGCCTTCTGTTGCCTTAGATGATGATGGGGTGAAGTTATTGGAGTACATAATCGCAGAGCATAGAAAGAAGGGAGGGATTGTATTTGCGGCTACACATCTGCCTATAGAGATTGAGGATGCTATGCGTTTGAGACTACCACCTCGGTTCCCTCGAAGAATGACTCTGGTCGATATGCTCGATCGAGCCGACATCTCCTGA
- the LOC126676359 gene encoding RNA-binding KH domain-containing protein RCF3, whose amino-acid sequence MAGHRNSYGKRSHSSLSDYDNNGSSKRRHSSGGGGGDDRESFAIDSKDTVYRYLCPLKKIGSIIGRGGEIVKQLRIDTKSKIRIGETVPNCDDRVVTIYSASDETNLYEDTENYICPSQDALFRVHDRVIAEDMHSDDESDDGHQVVARLIVPSDQIGCIIGKGGQIVQNIRSETGAQIRILKDEHVPPCALSTDELVQISGEIAVVKKALYQIATRLHENPSRTQHLLFSAIPSAYAATGSLMGPTGAPIVGIAPLMSPYGGYKSDTGDWSRSLYSAPRDELSSKDFSLRMVCPTANIGGVIGKGGTIINQIRQESGAGIKVDSSTAGDDCLITVSAKEFFDDQFSPTIEAALRLQPRCSEKIERDSGLISFTTRLLVPTSRIGCLLGKGGVIINDMRKLTKANIRILGKENLPKVASEDDEMVQISGDLDVAKEALTHISRRLRANVFDRESAVSTFLPVLPYLPVPTDSGDSLNYDSRDSKRHGRGHTYSSGYGSSDYTPSDNYGTYGSSQMGSSGGPYGAYGSYSSGRSSSSGLSSQNPGSRRKSYY is encoded by the exons ATGGCGGGTCATAGGAATAGTTATGGAAAGCGCTCTCATTCTTCACTATCTGATTATGACAATAATGGGTCTAGTAAGAGAAGACATTCTAGCGGCGGCGGGGGTGGTGATGATAGAGAAAGTTTTGCCATTGATTCGAAAGATACTGTGTATAGATATTTGTGCCCGCTCAAGAAGATCGGAAGTATTATAGGACGTGGCGGTGAAATTGTTAAGCAATTGAGGATCGATACAAAGTCAAAGATTAGAATTGGTGAGACGGTCCCTAATTGTGATGATCGTGTTGTTACGATTTATAGTGCTAGTGATGAAACTAATTTGTATGAAGATACGGAGAATTATATTTGTCCTTCTCAGGATGCGCTCTTTCGAGTGCATGATAGAGTTATTGCAGAAGATATGCACAGTGATGATGAATCTGATGATGGTCATCAAGTGGTTGCTAGGCTTATTGTACCATCTGATCAGATTGGATGTATCATAGGGAAAGGTGGTCAGATAGTTCAAAACATTAGGAGCGAGACTGGCGCACAGATTCGCATTCTCAAGGATGAACATGTGCCTCCTTGTGCATTGAGCACTGATGAACTTGTCCAG ATCTCCGGAGAAATTGCAGTTGTCAAAAAGGCTTTATATCAGATTGCCACACGCCTTCATGAGAATCCATCACGCACTCAGCACTTACTTTTTTCTGCCATCCCTAGTGCATATGCTGCTACTGGTTCGCTGATGGGTCCAACAGGCGCACCAATAGTTGGAATAGCTCCATTGATGAGTCCTTATGGCGGATACAAAAGTGACACTGGTGATTGGTCTCGTTCACTGTATTCAGCTCCACGAGATGAGCTTTCTTCGAAAGATTTTTCACTACGTATGGTTTGTCCAACTGCAAATATTGGTGGGGTAATCGGCAAAGGTGGTACCATAATTAACCAGATTCGACAGGAATCTGGAGCTGGTATTAAAGTTGATAGTTCAACAGCTGGAGATGATTGCTTGATAACTGTTTCAGCTAAGGAG TTTTTTGATGACCAATTTTCTCCAACTATTGAGGCAGCTCTGCGTTTGCAACCTAGATGCagtgaaaaaattgaaagagaCTCAGGGCTCATCTCATTCACTACTCGTCTACTTGTGCCCACCTCACGAATTGGTTGCCTTCTTGGTAAAGGTGGAGTGATTATAAATGATATGAGGAAACTTACCAAAGCTAATATTCGCATACTTGGAAAAGAAAACCTTCCCAAAGTTGCATCTGAAGATGATGAAATGGTGCAG ATATCCGGAGACCTTGATGTAGCCAAAGAAGCTCTCACGCATATAAGTCGCCGACTGAGAGCAAATGTTTTTGATAGGGAAAGTGCTGTGTCCACTTTTCTGCCAGTTCTGCCGTACCTTCCTGTCCCAACTGATTCTGGAGATAGCTTAAACTATGATAGCAGGGATAGTAAAAGGCATGGACGGGGGCATACTTATTCTAGTGGCTATGGCTCTAGTGACTATACTCCTAGTGATAACTATGGTACTTATGGTAGTTCACAG ATGGGTAGTAGTGGAGGTCCGTATGGAGCTTATGGAAGCTATTCTTCTGGACGTTCTAGTAGTTCTGG GTTATCCAGCCAGAACCCTGGTTCTCGACGCAAAAGCTACTACTAG
- the LOC126678128 gene encoding uncharacterized protein LOC126678128, producing MNQNLKALSIGLVGAAITLSAYSQTAMSPTQCITIGLFVLMFGLLVAEGFISF from the coding sequence ATGAATCAGAATCTGAAGGCACTTTCAATAGGATTGGTAGGAGCAGCCATCACCTTGTCAGCCTATTCACAAACTGCTATGTCTCCAACTCAATGTATTACTATTGGCCTTTTTGTTCTCATGTTTGGCTTACTTGTTGCTGAAGGTTTTATCTCTTTCTAG
- the LOC126678733 gene encoding pentatricopeptide repeat-containing protein At5g15280, mitochondrial, whose product MSRNHHCLNKNYYNSLLHYQSHAPLSLLPQQRKDPFQKDISDVVPHLTRPFSRILRLKPEDVLALLLGFQLQCGKVDVSSSKVESLWGIFKCVSDQDKGFKHLPKSCEVMGLVLIRYGMFREVQLLLLGMEKQGISLDNNEIYSKLIEGYVGASDLERAVLMYDRMREMNSAPSLLCYHVLIDLIVRMRRTRLAFRVCFDMVDSGSNLGDREIASVEKVVRLLCEDEMVQEARKVMRKVMALGFGSRGIFIDEIASGYCSKKDFEDLHSFLVEMKCSPNVLVGNKIINGFCRNYGVERADIFRLELEDLGFRSDEITFGILLGWCCFDGNLRSAFIYLSDVLSRGLKPSIWSYNALIGAMFREGMWKHARDVLDEVVNMGMTPNLSVFRTLVAGFCKVRQFEEVKMMVHEMVNCNLIESSSLENPLSEAFKVLGFSPLSIRLKRDNNVGFSKTEFYDSLGNGLYLDTDLDEYEERLNGILQGSVIPDFNLLISTECNEGNYKATLPLIDEMVQWGQELSVSILSALVKQLCASRSHIRASIHLIEKMPKLANQLDDDVLNLLVRAYCKSGLVYKGRLIFNQMLLRDARIENEIYTDLLGGLCKKGKLRDFHDCWDIARNRKWLPGLEDYKSLVDCLCNCRMPREALELFESMMVFHPHSRVEICHWYLEKLSITGFTSIAHKLVDELQYQGFFVDEISYNHILRGLCKEKNYTAAFTILEEMLARNWIPCLDVSLFLIPQYCSANRLDKAISLRDISLIKQPESEFSVNYALVRGFFQTGKVGEAASLVQDILLKGEFTNPEIYNNLLQGYCQANDLRIVRQLLSVLIRNFLSLSISNYENLVRLMCTHGSFTSALSLKALMLANNRYDSLIIYNILMFYLLSAGRSVHVIKVLDEIQEKGLLLNEVSYNFLIYGFSKCKDVASVQHYLSTMISKGYRSNNRSLRTAVTCLCDLGRLSDALELSREMEKRGWVHGSVVQNAIIEGLLSHNKLQEAEYFLDRMEEKDLIPNTINYDNLIKRFCFYGRLNKAVDLLNIMLRRGNLPNSASYDAVIHGLCLRNQLSEAMDFHSEMLHKDLKPSMKNCDMLVRKLCQFGQTGEAEKLLISMSQLGETPTKEMYSAVINRYRAENNSSKESELIRVMQQSGYEPDFDTHWSLISKLQHFKDKGIHKDDDNSNSSEGFLSRLLSASGFSDKKDSKFKMG is encoded by the exons ATGAGCAGAAACCACCACTGTCTCAACAAAAATTACTACAATTCTTTGCTACACTACCAGTCACATGCTCCGCTTTCTCTTCTCCCTCAACAACGAAAAGACCCATTTCAAAAAG ATATATCTGACGTGGTTCCTCATTTGACACGTCCTTTTAGTAGAATTTTGAGGTTGAAGCCTGAAGATGTGCTTGCATTATTACTTGGTTTCCAATTACAATGTGGAAAAGTTGATGTTAGTAGTTCAAAAGTTGAGTCTTTATGGGGGATTTTTAAGTGTGTTAGTGATCAAGACAAGGGTTTCAAGCATTTGCCCAAGTCATGTGAGGTTATGGGATTGGTTCTTATTAGATATGGGATGTTTAGAGAGGTTCAGCTACTGCTTTTGGGAATGGAAAAGCAAGGAATTTCGTTGGATAACAATGAAATATATTCTAAGTTGATTGAAGGGTATGTTGGTGCTAGTGATTTGGAGAGAGCTGTGCTTATGTATGATCGAATGAGAGAGATGAATTCGGCTCCATCGTTGTTGTGTTATCATGTTCTGATTGATCTCATTGTGAGAATGAGGAGAACTAGATTGGCATTTCGAGTTTGTTTTGATATGGTGGATAGTGGGAGTAATTTGGGTGATAGGGAGATAGCTAGCGTTGAGAAAGTTGTTAGATTACTCTGCGAGGATGAAATGGTTCAAGAAGCAAGGAAGGTTATGAGGAAGGTTATGGCTTTAGGTTTTGGGTCCCGCGGCATTTTTATTGATGAGATTGCTTCTGGGTATTGTTCGAAGAAGGATTTTGAAGATTTGCATAGTTTTCTAGTTGAAATGAAGTGTTCGCCAAATGTGTTGGTTGGTAATAAGATTATAAATGGCTTCTGCCGCAATTATGGTGTAGAGAGAGCTGACATTTTCCGGTTAGAACTGGAGGATTTAGGTTTTAGGTCTGATGAAATAACGTTTGGTATCTTGCTGGGTTGGTGTTGCTTTGATGGAAATTTGAGGAGTGCCTTCATTTATCTGTCAGATGTTTTATCACGAGGCTTAAAGCCAAGTATATGGTCGTACAATGCCTTAATCGGTGCAATGTTTAGGGAGGGAATGTGGAAACATGCCCGAGATGTTCTCGATGAAGTGGTTAATATGGGAATGACCCCAAATTTATCAGTTTTCAGAACTCTCGTGGCAGGATTCTGCAAAGTTAGACAATTTGAAGAAGTGAAGATGATGGTACATGAGATGGTGAACTGTAATTTGATTGAATCCTCTTCTCTGGAGAATCCACTTTCCGAGGCATTCAAGGTCTTGGGGTTTAGTCCATTATCTATAAGGTTGAAAAGGGATAATAATGTGGGATTTTCTAAGACAGAGTTTTATGATAGCCTTGGAAATGGGCTCTATTTGGATACAGATCTAGATGAGTATGAAGAAAGATTAAATGGGATTCTTCAAGGTTCTGTGATACCTGATTTTAATTTGCTTATAAGCACGGAATGCAATGAAGGGAATTATAAGGCCACATTACCTTTGATAGATGAAATGGTCCAATGGGGTCAAGAACTGTCTGTGTCTATCCTATCAGCATTAGTGAAGCAGCTTTGTGCATCCCGATCACATATCAGGGCATCCATCCATCTTATTGAGAAAATGCCAAAGTTGGCTAACCAACTAGATGATGATGTTCTTAATTTGCTTGTCCGAGCATACTGCAAGAGTGGATTGGTATACAAGGGGAGGTTGATTTTTAATCAGATGCTTCTTAGGGATGCAAGAATTGAGAATGAGATTTACACTGATTTATTAGGTGGATTATGTAAGAAGGGAAAATTGAGAGATTTTCATGATTGCTGGGATATTGCTCGAAATAGAAAATGGTTACCAGGGTTAGAGGATTATAAATCTCTTGTTGATTGTCTATGCAATTGTAGGATGCCAAGGGAAGCACTGGAGCTTTTTGAAAGCATGATGGTATTCCATCCTCACTCTAGAGTTGAAATTTGTCATTGGTATCTTGAAAAGCTCTCTATCACAGGCTTTACGAGCATTGCACACAAGTTGGTGGATGAACTGCAATATCAGGGTTTCTTCGTTGATGAAATTTCTTATAACCACATATTAAGAGGGTTATGCAAGGAGAAAAATTATACTGCAGCCTTCACAATATTGGAAGAAATGTTGGCTAGGAACTGGATTCCATGCTTGGATGTTTCTCTTTTTCTGATTCCTCAGTATTGTAGTGCTAATAGACTAGATAAAGCCATTTCTTTAAGAGACATTAGTTTGATAAAGCAACCAGAATCTGAGTTTTCTGTCAATTATGCTCTAGTTAGAGGATTTTTCCAGACCGGCAAGGTTGGAGAAGCAGCTAGTCTAGTGCAGGATATATTGTTGAAGGGGGAATTTACTAATCCtgaaatttataacaatttgtTGCAAGGATATTGCCAAGCTAATGACTTAAGGATCGTAAGACAGCTGCTTAGTGTTCTGATACGAAATTTTTTAAGCCTCTCAATCTCAAATTACGAGAATTTAGTACGCTTGATGTGTACGCATGGTAGTTTTACTTCTGCTTTAAGTCTGAAGGCGCTGATGCTAGCAAACAACAGGTATGATAGCCTCATCATTTACAACATTTTGATGTTCTATCTTCTCTCAGCTGGGCGCAGTGTGCATGTGATTAAAGTTCTGGATGAGATTCAGGAGAAGGGATTACTTCTTAATGAGGTTTCTTATAATTTTCTCATTTACGGGTTTTCAAAATGTAAAGATGTGGCTAGTGTGCAACACTATCTATCTACAATGATTTCTAAGGGGTATAGGTCAAACAATCGCAGCTTACGAACAGCAGTGACGTGTTTATGTGATCTTGGACGACTTAGTGATGCCTTGGAGTTGAGTCGAGAAATGGAAAAGAGAGGTTGGGTTCATGGATCGGTTGTTCAGAATGCAATTATCGAAGGCCTTCTTTCTCATAATAAGCTTCAAGAAGCTGAATATTTTCTGGACCGCATGGAAGAAAAAGATCTAATTCCTAATACAATCAATTATGATAATCTAATTAAGCGGTTTTGTTTCTACGGAAGATTGAATAAGGCGGTTGATCTTCTGAACATAATGCTGAGAAGAGGAAATCTCCCCAACTCTGCTAGCTATGATGCTGTTATTCATGGTCTCTGCTTAAGGAATCAACTAAGTGAAGCAATGGATTTCCATTCCGAGATGTTGCATAAGGATCTTAAACCAAGCATGAAGAATTGCGACATGCTTGTCCGCAAACTTTGCCAATTCGGACAAACTGGAGAAGCAGAAAAGCTCCTTATTTCCATGTCTCAGTTAGGTGAAACTCCAACAAAAGAAATGTACTCAGCTGTCATTAATAGATATCGTGCTGAAAATAATTCGAGTAAGGAATCTGAGCTCATACGAGTAATGCAACAGAGTGGTTATGAGCCAGATTTTGACACTCACTGGTCTCTCATAAGCAAGTTACAGCATTTTAAAGACAAAGGTATTCATAAAGACGACGATAATAGCAACAGCAGCGAAGGTTTCCTGTCTAGGCTTCTTTCTGCAAGTGGATTTTCTGATAAAAAGGATTCCAAATTCAAAATGGGATGA
- the LOC126678801 gene encoding casparian strip membrane protein 5-like produces the protein MKTDANEVGVTSSQKGVKRGVSILDFILRLVALVSTLASAIIMATTNETLPFTTQFIRFRAEYDDLPTFTFFVVANIVVSGYLLLSLPLSIFNIVRSSTKNSRILLVIFDTVMLALLTAGASAAAAIVYLAHKGNTKTNWFAICRQYNSFCERISGSLIGSFVGVAVFILLILLSAFAISRRN, from the exons ATGAAAACTGATGCAAATGAGGTTGGTGTGACTTCTTCCCAAAAAGGAGTTAAGAGAGGAGTCTCTATATTAGACTTCATCTTGAGACTTGTTGCTTTAGTTTCCACTCTAGCCAGTGCAATTATCATGGCAACTACTAATGAAACCCTCCCTTTCACTACGCAATTTATCCGGTTCAGGGCCGAATATGACGATCTTCCAACTTTCAC GTTTTTTGTTGTTGCCAATATTGTTGTGAGCGGCTATCTACTCCTATCTCTTCCACTTTCTATCTTCAACATTGTGAGAAGTAGTACAAAAAATAGTAGAATTCTCTTGGTCATCTTCGATAcg GTGATGCTGGCTCTCTTAACTGCCGGAGCATCTGCAGCAGCAGCTATTGTTTACTTGGCACACAAGGGAAATACTAAAACAAACTGGTTTGCTATCTGTCGACAATACAACTCTTTCTGCGAGAGAATCTCTGGTTCCTTGATCGGATCATTTGTCGGTGTTGCTGTGTTCATACTGCTTATCTTGTTGTCTGCATTCGCCATTTCTCGGCGAAACTGA
- the LOC126679548 gene encoding casparian strip membrane protein 5-like: MKSEAIEVGVTKAKDSSTQKGVKRGVYIPDFILRVVALVTTLASAIIMATTNETLPFATRFIRFRAVYYDLPTLTFFVVANFVVSGYLLLSLPLSIFNVVRSRAKNSRILLIIFDTVMLDLLMAGASAAAAIVYLAHNGNTITNWFAICRQFYSFCRRISGSLIGSFVGVAVLILLILMSASALSRRN; the protein is encoded by the exons atgaaaagtgaggctattGAGGTTGGTGTGACCAAGGCCAAGGATTCTTCAACCCAAAAAGGAGTAAAGAGAGGAGTGTATATACCAGACTTCATCTTGAGGGTTGTTGCTTTAGTTACTACTCTAGCCAGTGCAATTATCATGGCAACTACTAATGAAACACTTCCTTTCGCTACACGATTTATCCGATTCAGGGCCGTGTACTACGATCTTCCAACTTTGAC GTTTTTTGTTGTTGCCAATTTCGTTGTTAGCGGCTATCTACTCCTATCTCTTCCACTTTCTATTTTCAACGTTGTGAGAAGCAGGGCAAAAAATAGTAGAATTCTCTTGATCATCTTCGATACG GTGATGCTGGATCTCTTAATGGCTGGAGCATCAGCAGCAGCCGCTATTGTATACTTGGCACACAACGGAAATACTATAACAAACTGGTTTGCTATCTGTCGACAATTCTATTCTTTCTGCAGGCGAATCTCCGGTTCCTTGATCGGATCCTTTGTTGGTGTAGCTGTGCTCATACTGCTAATCTTGATGTCTGCATCAGCCCTTTCTCGACGAAACTGA